In the Aulosira sp. FACHB-615 genome, one interval contains:
- a CDS encoding CBS domain-containing protein, translated as MLKAADIMTKDVATIRSSATVAEAVQLMRARDWRALIVDRRHEQDAYGIISESDIVYKVIAYGKDPHKTRVYEVMTKPCIAINPDLGLEYVARLFAQHRLHRAPVIQGELVGIISLTDILALSDFLEQPRSILLEQQLQEEIKKARAICIEKGIHSEECAAAWDAVDEMQSEIAHQTAVKIDSTAFEDYSESVKYEV; from the coding sequence ATGCTAAAAGCCGCAGACATTATGACAAAAGATGTAGCCACCATTCGTAGCTCTGCCACAGTTGCAGAAGCAGTACAGTTAATGCGGGCTAGAGATTGGCGGGCGTTAATTGTTGACCGTCGCCACGAACAAGATGCTTACGGCATTATTAGCGAGAGCGATATTGTCTATAAAGTTATTGCTTATGGTAAAGACCCTCATAAAACACGGGTATACGAGGTTATGACCAAGCCTTGCATCGCAATTAATCCCGACTTGGGTTTAGAATATGTCGCGCGGTTGTTTGCTCAACATCGTTTACACAGAGCGCCTGTTATCCAAGGTGAACTGGTAGGGATCATTTCGCTGACTGATATTTTGGCTTTAAGTGACTTTCTGGAACAACCCCGGTCGATTCTTTTAGAACAACAACTACAAGAAGAGATTAAAAAAGCTCGCGCCATCTGCATAGAAAAAGGTATCCACTCAGAAGAATGCGCCGCAGCTTGGGATGCAGTGGACGAAATGCAATCAGAAATCGCACATCAAACAGCCGTCAAAATCGACAGCACAGCTTTTGAAGATTACTCGGAAAGTGTGAAGTATGAAGTGTGA
- a CDS encoding cupin domain-containing protein, with amino-acid sequence MHSTRCVIPVIKSPKDYQAYRISPHDSNRLAIIFDSTNANTSLTCCVEIFDVGGQTPPNRHQWAVEMFFILKGEGVAICDGKKVAIKAGDSLLVPPTGTHLIKNTGSSRLYTLTIMVPNEDFAELIRSGTPVELDAEDMAVFGRLDTFMPY; translated from the coding sequence ATGCACTCTACTCGTTGCGTAATTCCTGTTATTAAATCTCCCAAAGATTATCAAGCATACCGCATCAGCCCTCATGATAGTAATCGATTAGCAATTATCTTTGATTCCACCAACGCCAATACTTCTTTAACTTGTTGTGTAGAAATATTTGATGTGGGTGGACAGACACCGCCAAATCGTCATCAATGGGCAGTAGAAATGTTTTTTATTCTCAAAGGTGAAGGAGTAGCTATTTGTGATGGTAAAAAAGTCGCTATTAAAGCCGGAGATAGTTTATTAGTACCGCCCACAGGCACACACTTAATTAAAAATACAGGCTCTAGCCGCCTGTATACCTTAACAATTATGGTTCCAAATGAAGACTTTGCTGAATTAATTCGCAGTGGCACACCTGTAGAATTAGATGCAGAAGATATGGCAGTATTTGGCAGGTTAGATACCTTTATGCCTTATTGA
- a CDS encoding oxidoreductase, with protein MTRLRLATVWLGGCSGCHMSFLDLDEWLIDLAGLVDIVYSPFADIKEYPQDVDVVLVEGAIANEEHLTTIRTVRERSKLLISFGDCAVTGNVTALRNPLGSAEPVLQRCYVELVDLHPQIPQEPGIVPPLLDQVTPVHYVVPVDIYLPGCPPSATRIRAALEPLLKGEKPQLAGRELIKFG; from the coding sequence ATGACTCGCTTACGACTAGCAACAGTATGGTTAGGCGGCTGTTCTGGCTGTCACATGTCCTTTCTAGATTTAGATGAATGGCTGATAGATTTAGCCGGACTGGTGGATATTGTTTACAGCCCATTCGCTGATATTAAAGAATATCCCCAGGATGTAGATGTAGTTTTGGTGGAAGGTGCGATCGCTAATGAAGAACACTTAACCACAATCCGCACCGTTCGAGAACGTTCTAAACTCTTAATTTCCTTTGGTGATTGTGCTGTGACGGGCAATGTTACCGCCTTACGTAATCCATTAGGTAGCGCCGAACCAGTACTCCAGCGATGTTATGTCGAACTTGTGGATCTTCATCCCCAAATACCCCAAGAACCCGGCATAGTACCCCCGCTATTAGATCAAGTCACACCTGTACATTACGTAGTCCCCGTTGATATTTATTTACCCGGTTGTCCACCCTCAGCAACACGCATTCGCGCCGCATTAGAACCGCTTTTAAAAGGTGAAAAACCACAACTCGCAGGACGCGAATTAATCAAATTTGGTTAA
- a CDS encoding Ni/Fe hydrogenase subunit alpha, whose product MTKKIVIDPVTRIEGHAKISIFLDDTGQVSDAHFHVTEFRGFEKFCEGRPLWEMPAITARVCGICPVSHLLASAKAGDRILAVTIPPTAAKLRRLMNLGQILQSHALSFFHLSAPDFLLGMDSNPQTRNVFGLIAAEPEFARGGIRLRQFGQEIIELLGGQKIHPAWAVPGGVREPLTSEKRSHIQNRIPEARATILNALARFKNLLDDYAAEAQTFGNFPSLFMGLVTPNGLWETYDGHLRFVDSAGNILADKLDPTRYQEFIGEAVQPDSYLKSPYYRPLGYPNQNDHCRIDSGMYRVGPLARLNICNRIGTPLADQELQEFRDRGQGTVKSSFFYHYARLIEIIACIEHIEILLNDPDILSTRLRAEAGINQLEGVGVSEAPRGTLFHHYRVDENGLLQKVNLIIATGQNNLAMNRTVAQIARHFIQGNDIPEGMLNRVEAGIRAFDPCLSCSTHAAGQMPLQIQLIAADGNIINQVWRY is encoded by the coding sequence ATGACTAAAAAAATCGTTATCGATCCCGTTACCCGCATTGAAGGACATGCCAAGATTAGTATTTTTTTGGATGATACTGGTCAAGTGAGTGATGCTCACTTTCATGTCACAGAATTTCGTGGGTTTGAGAAGTTTTGCGAAGGTCGGCCGTTGTGGGAAATGCCGGCAATTACCGCTAGGGTTTGTGGTATTTGTCCGGTGAGTCACTTGTTAGCTTCAGCTAAAGCAGGCGATCGCATTTTAGCTGTTACTATCCCACCGACAGCTGCTAAACTCCGAAGATTGATGAATTTAGGGCAAATTCTCCAATCCCATGCACTGAGCTTCTTTCATCTCAGCGCCCCTGATTTTTTATTGGGAATGGATAGTAATCCCCAAACCCGCAATGTCTTTGGTTTAATTGCAGCAGAACCAGAATTTGCCCGTGGTGGAATTCGTTTACGTCAGTTTGGTCAAGAAATTATTGAGTTACTGGGAGGACAAAAGATTCACCCAGCTTGGGCGGTTCCCGGTGGTGTGCGCGAACCACTCACATCAGAAAAACGCAGCCATATCCAAAACCGCATTCCCGAAGCCCGCGCCACGATTTTAAATGCGTTGGCGAGATTTAAAAACTTGCTCGACGATTATGCCGCCGAAGCCCAAACCTTTGGTAATTTCCCTAGTTTATTTATGGGGTTAGTCACTCCCAATGGTTTATGGGAAACTTACGATGGACATCTCCGCTTTGTGGATAGTGCAGGTAACATCCTTGCCGATAAACTTGATCCCACGCGCTATCAAGAATTTATTGGGGAAGCAGTTCAACCAGACTCTTACTTAAAATCTCCCTACTACCGACCCTTGGGTTATCCTAACCAAAATGACCATTGTCGGATAGATAGTGGGATGTATCGGGTAGGGCCACTAGCACGACTAAATATTTGTAATCGAATTGGCACACCTTTAGCTGATCAAGAATTACAAGAATTCCGCGATCGCGGTCAAGGTACAGTCAAATCATCTTTCTTTTATCACTATGCCCGCTTAATCGAAATTATCGCTTGTATCGAACACATTGAAATTTTACTTAACGACCCAGACATTTTATCAACACGACTGCGTGCCGAAGCAGGCATTAACCAACTAGAAGGAGTTGGTGTCAGCGAAGCACCACGCGGCACATTATTTCATCATTATCGCGTTGATGAAAATGGGTTACTGCAAAAAGTCAACTTAATCATTGCCACAGGACAAAATAACCTAGCAATGAATCGTACAGTTGCTCAAATTGCCCGACATTTCATTCAAGGTAATGATATTCCTGAAGGAATGCTCAACCGTGTCGAAGCCGGGATTCGTGCCTTTGACCCCTGTTTAAGTTGTTCAACTCACGCCGCCGGACAAATGCCTTTACAAATTCAACTAATAGCAGCCGATGGCAATATTATCAATCAAGTTTGGCGGTATTAA
- the nuoF gene encoding NADH-quinone oxidoreductase subunit NuoF, protein MELNELLAIAKQERSQAKPVQIRCCTAAGCLSGNAASVKHELEAGIKAEGLEKDVQVSGVGCMRLCCQGPLVQVDTPAGSKLYEQVTTQDAFAIIEALDGGKTHISEIDLSQPFFSYQKPIVLENSGKIDPEKIQAYIAAKGYQALYHVLREMTPGEVVETISRSGLRGRGGAGYPTGIKWATVAKAKSGRKFVICNADEGDPGAFMDRSVLESDPHRVLEGMAIAAYAVGANQGYIYVRAEYPVAIHRLQTAIHQAQRLGLLGSQIFESPFDFKIDIRIGAGAYVCGEETALMESIEGKRGLPHPRPPYPAESGLWGHPTLINNVETFANIAPIIRNGADWFANIGTEKSKGTKVFALAGKIRNTGLIEVPMGTSLRQIVEEMGGGIPDGGTAKAVQTGGPSGGCIPASAFDTPVDYESLTNLGSMMGSGGMIVMDDSTNMVDVARFFMEFCMDESCGKCIPCRVGTVQMHKLLTKLMQGKATQADMTLLEELCDMVKHTSLCGLGQSAPNPVLSTLRYFREEYVELIEEYLELIKEEEVMV, encoded by the coding sequence ATGGAACTCAATGAATTATTAGCAATTGCCAAACAAGAACGCTCTCAAGCTAAACCAGTACAAATTCGTTGCTGTACGGCTGCTGGCTGTTTATCTGGTAACGCCGCCAGCGTTAAACATGAACTGGAAGCAGGAATCAAAGCCGAAGGTTTAGAAAAAGATGTACAAGTTTCTGGTGTGGGCTGTATGCGTTTATGTTGCCAAGGGCCACTAGTTCAAGTTGACACCCCAGCAGGTAGTAAACTTTACGAACAAGTCACCACTCAAGACGCATTTGCAATTATTGAAGCCTTGGATGGCGGCAAAACCCATATTTCCGAAATAGATTTATCCCAGCCATTCTTTAGTTATCAAAAACCCATCGTTTTAGAAAATAGCGGCAAAATTGACCCCGAAAAAATTCAAGCTTATATTGCCGCTAAGGGTTATCAAGCTCTCTACCATGTGTTGCGAGAAATGACCCCAGGTGAAGTAGTCGAGACAATTAGCCGTAGTGGTTTGCGCGGACGGGGAGGCGCAGGTTATCCCACAGGAATTAAATGGGCGACTGTTGCTAAAGCCAAAAGCGGCCGCAAATTTGTTATCTGTAACGCCGATGAAGGTGATCCCGGCGCATTTATGGATCGGAGTGTCCTAGAGAGTGATCCCCATCGCGTTTTAGAAGGAATGGCGATCGCGGCTTATGCCGTTGGAGCCAATCAAGGTTATATTTATGTCCGGGCAGAATATCCCGTGGCAATTCATCGGCTGCAAACGGCCATCCATCAAGCCCAACGCCTTGGTTTATTGGGTAGCCAAATTTTTGAATCTCCCTTTGACTTCAAAATCGATATCCGCATTGGTGCTGGGGCTTATGTCTGCGGTGAAGAAACTGCCTTAATGGAGAGTATCGAAGGTAAACGCGGCCTACCTCATCCCCGCCCACCCTATCCGGCTGAATCGGGTTTGTGGGGTCATCCCACCTTAATTAACAACGTCGAAACCTTCGCTAACATCGCACCAATTATTCGTAACGGTGCTGACTGGTTTGCGAATATTGGGACGGAAAAAAGCAAAGGGACAAAAGTTTTCGCTCTCGCAGGCAAAATCCGCAACACAGGCTTAATCGAAGTCCCAATGGGAACCTCCTTACGACAAATTGTCGAAGAAATGGGAGGCGGTATTCCCGATGGTGGTACAGCTAAAGCAGTACAAACAGGTGGCCCTTCTGGGGGATGTATCCCTGCTTCCGCCTTTGATACACCTGTAGATTATGAATCCCTGACAAACCTCGGCTCAATGATGGGTTCCGGCGGCATGATTGTCATGGACGATAGTACCAACATGGTAGACGTTGCCCGCTTCTTCATGGAATTTTGCATGGATGAATCCTGCGGTAAGTGTATTCCTTGCCGCGTCGGCACTGTGCAGATGCACAAATTATTAACCAAACTCATGCAAGGCAAAGCAACTCAAGCTGATATGACGCTCCTGGAAGAACTGTGCGATATGGTCAAACACACCAGCCTGTGCGGTTTAGGACAATCTGCACCCAACCCCGTCTTGAGTACATTACGCTACTTCCGCGAGGAATACGTTGAGTTGATTGAAGAGTACTTGGAGTTGATTAAGGAGGAGGAAGTAATGGTGTAA
- a CDS encoding cysteine hydrolase family protein, translating to MNQPLRTLGVAPNAWMVDHAIADITRSPKNPQPVILTTETKTLRLDLAKAAILVIDMQNDFCHPDGWLAHIGVDVTPARQPIEPLNNLLPKLRHVNVPVIWVNWGNRPDLLNISAASRHVYNPSGDGVGLGDCLPKNGARVLMAGSWAAAVVDELPQLPEDIRIDKYRMSGFWDTPLDSILRNLGITTIFFAGVNADQCVLTTLCDANFLGYDCILVKDCTATTSPDYCWLATLYNVKQCFGFVTDSQAIFTALSHPKLTGEDD from the coding sequence ATGAATCAGCCTCTGCGGACTTTGGGAGTTGCGCCAAATGCTTGGATGGTAGATCATGCGATCGCAGATATTACCCGTTCTCCCAAAAACCCACAACCCGTTATCTTAACAACCGAAACTAAAACCCTGCGCCTTGACTTGGCAAAAGCCGCAATTCTTGTTATTGACATGCAAAACGACTTTTGTCATCCCGATGGCTGGTTAGCGCACATTGGCGTGGATGTGACTCCCGCACGTCAACCCATTGAACCGTTAAATAATTTACTGCCCAAACTGCGTCATGTTAACGTGCCGGTAATTTGGGTAAATTGGGGTAATCGTCCCGACTTACTCAATATCAGTGCGGCTTCCCGTCACGTCTATAACCCTAGCGGTGATGGTGTGGGCTTAGGCGACTGCTTACCCAAAAACGGTGCTAGGGTATTAATGGCAGGTAGCTGGGCAGCAGCCGTAGTTGATGAACTACCACAGTTACCCGAAGATATCCGCATCGACAAATACCGTATGAGTGGCTTTTGGGACACACCCTTAGATAGTATTCTGCGGAATTTGGGAATTACTACAATATTTTTTGCTGGTGTGAATGCTGATCAATGTGTATTAACTACACTCTGTGACGCTAATTTTTTAGGATATGACTGCATTTTAGTTAAAGATTGTACCGCGACAACTTCACCCGATTATTGTTGGTTAGCAACCTTATACAACGTTAAACAATGCTTTGGTTTCGTCACCGATTCCCAAGCAATTTTCACAGCTTTAAGCCACCCCAAATTAACAGGAGAGGATGATTAA
- a CDS encoding DUF3122 domain-containing protein: protein MKLRRIRNIFWWLLVVSILTISIFLALASPTSPTAIASVTHLEAAPGEILYRSQTKLDDQSGHVWQVVLFKQIYPGQNTSVNLRLVGFPNSAELIHPQPLKITTASGKVFTASDVFLDEAPAPTIGQYNFQNILPQLPNEPLQLAIPLPGQKSINISVPYPVVLEWQEVMRDE from the coding sequence ATGAAACTCCGTCGCATCCGAAACATATTTTGGTGGTTGCTAGTAGTCAGTATTTTGACAATATCTATATTCCTGGCTTTAGCAAGTCCCACATCACCAACGGCGATCGCATCTGTTACACATTTAGAAGCCGCCCCTGGCGAAATACTTTATCGCTCACAAACAAAATTAGATGATCAATCAGGACACGTCTGGCAAGTGGTTCTATTTAAGCAAATTTATCCTGGTCAAAATACCAGTGTAAATCTGCGGCTTGTGGGTTTTCCCAACTCCGCCGAATTAATTCATCCCCAACCCCTGAAAATCACCACCGCATCCGGCAAAGTGTTCACAGCCTCTGACGTGTTCCTCGATGAAGCCCCAGCCCCAACTATCGGCCAGTACAACTTCCAAAATATCTTGCCCCAATTACCCAACGAACCCCTACAACTCGCCATTCCTTTACCTGGACAGAAGTCGATCAATATTTCAGTCCCTTACCCTGTCGTCCTGGAATGGCAGGAAGTTATGAGGGATGAGTAG
- a CDS encoding peroxiredoxin, whose protein sequence is MLTSTDFRGLFNERFFRNFLPIPATSYFHLEIGTPDFQLPDITNGNLVKLSDYRGKQPVLLAFTRIFTEKQYCPFCYPHIKALNENYEEFTKRGIEVLMITSTDEKQSQIVVQDLGLKMPLLSDPSCQVFRRYRVGQALGAPLPAQFVLDKDGKLLYRHLFSFLDHNASVETLLAQFGAA, encoded by the coding sequence ATGCTAACTTCAACTGATTTTAGAGGCTTATTTAATGAGCGATTTTTCCGTAACTTTTTGCCAATACCCGCAACTAGTTACTTTCATTTAGAAATAGGCACACCAGATTTTCAACTACCGGATATTACTAACGGTAATTTAGTAAAATTATCAGATTATCGTGGTAAGCAACCAGTATTACTGGCGTTTACTCGTATCTTTACCGAAAAGCAATACTGCCCGTTTTGTTATCCCCATATTAAAGCTTTGAATGAAAACTATGAGGAATTTACAAAACGTGGTATTGAAGTATTAATGATTACAAGTACTGATGAAAAGCAGAGTCAAATAGTTGTCCAAGATTTAGGCTTAAAAATGCCTTTGTTAAGTGATCCCAGTTGCCAAGTATTTCGGAGATATCGAGTTGGGCAAGCTTTGGGAGCGCCTTTACCAGCGCAGTTTGTGTTAGATAAAGATGGCAAATTACTTTATCGCCATTTGTTTTCTTTTTTAGATCATAATGCGAGTGTGGAGACATTATTAGCACAGTTTGGTGCTGCATAA
- a CDS encoding amidohydrolase codes for MNFTIKNVLISTDDGYSTTDVQVVDGKIAAIAPHLDVVGTAVNGEYKLLLPGFVNAHTHSSEKWQRGIIPPLPLELWLAQLYDFPPLDTEKVYLSALGTAVETLLSGGTSVVDHLVLIPGEELETITAAVRAYREIGIRAFIAPLIQDESLTAGIPSGENERNHEPYFRSTAETLALVEEAVRQFHRPDEGVSILVAPTGIQLCSDALFTGCIELSDRYNLCRHSHLLETKAQEKLAQEKYGCSAVEHLKRLGYLGDRTSLAHCVWLNELDIEILAETQSTVVHNPLSNLRLGSGIAPILKYRQAQVNVTFGCDGASSNDSQDLLEAIKIGSILHNTTERDYQYWITPRQATEMAALGGAKGLNMSDKIGSLNVGKQADLVLYDLTSLSLLPRTDPIGLLVLGRPTNAVDSVWVNGKQIVDNHQVTKINVDELRQELFQRSQWDIQRYSPTVVEIEAHYRTVMGL; via the coding sequence GTGAACTTTACTATTAAAAATGTCTTAATTTCTACTGATGATGGGTACTCCACCACAGATGTGCAGGTTGTAGATGGTAAAATTGCAGCGATCGCACCTCATCTTGATGTTGTGGGGACGGCAGTTAACGGCGAATATAAGCTACTACTACCCGGTTTTGTTAACGCCCACACCCATTCTTCGGAAAAGTGGCAACGGGGAATTATTCCGCCTTTGCCCTTAGAATTATGGTTGGCGCAGTTGTATGATTTCCCCCCCCTCGACACAGAAAAAGTCTATCTCAGCGCCTTGGGAACGGCGGTAGAAACTTTACTATCTGGGGGTACGAGTGTTGTAGATCATTTGGTACTGATTCCTGGGGAAGAGTTAGAAACCATCACGGCGGCGGTTCGCGCTTACCGAGAAATTGGGATTCGGGCTTTTATTGCACCGTTAATTCAAGATGAATCTTTAACCGCCGGTATTCCTTCTGGGGAAAATGAACGTAACCACGAGCCTTATTTTCGTTCGACTGCGGAAACTTTAGCACTTGTGGAGGAAGCCGTTAGACAATTTCATCGCCCGGATGAAGGGGTGAGTATTTTAGTTGCGCCTACGGGGATTCAGTTGTGTAGTGATGCTTTATTTACTGGTTGTATTGAGTTGAGCGATCGCTATAATTTATGTCGTCACTCCCATTTGTTGGAAACCAAAGCCCAAGAAAAACTCGCCCAGGAAAAATACGGTTGTAGTGCTGTTGAACATCTTAAACGCCTGGGTTATTTAGGCGATCGGACTTCTCTCGCCCATTGTGTGTGGTTAAATGAATTGGATATTGAAATTCTCGCCGAAACTCAATCTACAGTTGTGCATAATCCCTTAAGTAATTTGCGTTTAGGCAGTGGAATTGCGCCAATTTTAAAATATCGCCAAGCTCAAGTAAATGTCACATTTGGTTGTGATGGTGCTTCGAGTAATGATTCCCAAGATTTATTAGAAGCGATTAAAATTGGTTCAATTCTGCACAACACCACAGAACGAGATTATCAATATTGGATTACACCCCGACAAGCAACAGAAATGGCAGCTTTGGGTGGTGCTAAAGGTTTGAATATGTCAGATAAAATTGGTTCTTTAAATGTTGGTAAACAAGCTGATTTAGTCCTTTATGATTTGACCAGTTTATCATTATTACCTCGGACTGATCCCATCGGTCTATTAGTTTTAGGTAGACCGACAAACGCTGTTGATAGTGTGTGGGTAAATGGCAAACAAATAGTAGATAATCATCAAGTAACTAAGATTAATGTTGATGAGTTGCGACAAGAATTATTCCAACGCAGTCAGTGGGATATTCAGCGTTATTCGCCAACTGTCGTGGAGATTGAAGCTCATTATCGTACTGTCATGGGTTTGTAA
- the hoxE gene encoding bidirectional hydrogenase complex protein HoxE has product MTTASTVVLPHPSGDKRLKMLDATMKRHQYQQDALIEILHKAQELYGYLESDLLLYIAHKLKLPPSRVYGVATFYHLFSLAPQGVHSCVLCTGTACYVKGAQAILASVEKITHIRAGETTTNGQLSLLTARCLGACGIAPAVVFDGTVLGNQTPESVCDRIQGWLENGTQ; this is encoded by the coding sequence ATGACAACCGCATCAACCGTAGTTTTACCCCATCCTAGTGGTGATAAACGCCTGAAGATGCTAGACGCAACTATGAAGCGTCACCAGTATCAACAAGATGCCTTAATCGAAATTCTCCACAAAGCCCAAGAACTATACGGTTACTTAGAAAGCGACTTATTACTTTATATTGCTCATAAACTCAAACTGCCTCCCAGCCGAGTTTATGGTGTAGCGACTTTTTACCATTTATTTTCTTTAGCGCCCCAAGGAGTTCATAGTTGTGTGCTGTGTACAGGAACAGCTTGTTACGTCAAAGGCGCTCAAGCAATTTTGGCAAGTGTAGAAAAAATAACTCACATTCGGGCTGGTGAAACTACAACCAACGGTCAATTATCACTACTGACAGCAAGATGTTTAGGGGCTTGCGGAATTGCCCCGGCTGTGGTGTTTGATGGCACAGTCTTAGGCAATCAAACCCCAGAATCAGTTTGCGATCGCATCCAAGGATGGCTGGAAAATGGAACTCAATGA
- the hoxU gene encoding bidirectional hydrogenase complex protein HoxU gives MTVKTLTINGQLVSASEEETLLDAAQAAGIHIPTLCHVEGVGDVGACRLCLVEIAGSSKLQPACVTKVNEGMEVYTNSDRLQKYRRTIVEMLFAEGNHICSVCVANGNCELQDLAIEMGMDHVRLDYHFPNRKVDVSHDRFGIDHNRCVLCTRCVRVCDEIEGAHTWDMAGRGTNSHVITDLSQPWGTSQTCTSCGKCVNACPTGAIFYQGSSVGEMKHHRDKLDFLVTAREKQQWNF, from the coding sequence ATGACCGTAAAAACCTTAACAATTAATGGTCAACTGGTCAGCGCCAGCGAAGAAGAAACGTTGCTAGATGCAGCGCAAGCAGCCGGAATTCATATTCCCACACTGTGCCATGTAGAAGGTGTGGGAGATGTCGGTGCTTGTCGGCTGTGTTTAGTTGAGATTGCCGGCAGTAGTAAATTACAACCTGCTTGCGTGACAAAAGTTAACGAAGGAATGGAGGTTTACACCAATAGCGATCGCCTGCAAAAATACCGTCGGACAATTGTTGAAATGCTGTTTGCGGAAGGCAATCACATTTGTTCTGTGTGCGTAGCAAACGGTAATTGCGAATTACAAGACTTAGCGATTGAAATGGGTATGGATCATGTACGTTTAGATTATCACTTCCCCAATCGCAAAGTAGATGTTTCCCACGATCGCTTCGGTATTGACCATAACCGATGTGTGCTGTGTACTCGTTGTGTCCGTGTTTGTGACGAAATCGAAGGCGCTCACACTTGGGATATGGCAGGCAGGGGTACAAACTCCCATGTCATTACTGACTTGAGCCAGCCCTGGGGAACATCTCAAACTTGTACCTCTTGTGGTAAATGTGTCAACGCTTGCCCCACAGGTGCGATTTTCTACCAAGGTTCCAGTGTTGGGGAAATGAAACATCATCGGGACAAACTTGATTTCTTAGTTACCGCAAGAGAAAAACAGCAATGGAATTTTTAG